In the Malania oleifera isolate guangnan ecotype guangnan chromosome 1, ASM2987363v1, whole genome shotgun sequence genome, one interval contains:
- the LOC131160423 gene encoding uncharacterized protein LOC131160423, whose translation MEVSRLRRQRQRRLKALTSIVYVGETSSAKGKRLIKLLQGHLAIQKTRINSIIRHSCADIAQLLQNGHHKLAVRRVGLLYRDQCRLSAYDQLEEYCECILASIQNISKDSLAADASEAVSSLIFAASRCGELPMLNSIRNLFRKHFGCAFVTANVELLPGNLVNRQIKQRLCVKSAPNSVKLKLIREITRYYTQDDHEKDGVGQEDEFLNLDIYSICNNDNFEENEMASSLIFAASRREELQKLPLLQNLFEELFGFEFLRHDIELLPGNHVESQIKNDLCINLVPIEAKLKLDHEMAGNHKDFLHRKREFEYEEEKFHDFRIEDECKGDAGDNVQVKGSNEMPRKHYSQYRSSSDSEKLVVPSESYIAAAGMENQEELSVGTRACYVHETSLDYHCLQMNASAVGMEHNRQSSVGGSTAHDVPEIREIGCVLQNGRIRFASSESKKHKGKRRLKRVKSPTMQLCGQGTPPSQSEMALAYDMFNSRSPSPSQMALEYAMYYGKQSL comes from the exons ATGGAAGTGTCGCGGCTACGGCGGCAGCGGCAGCGGCGGCTCAAGGCTCTGACATCAATCGTTTACGTAGGAGAAACGTCCAGCGCAAAAGG CAAGAGGCTGATAAAGCTACTACAAGGTCATCTAGCAATTCAGAAGACGAGAATAAATTCTATCATAAGGCATTCGTGTGCTGATATTGCTCAATTACTCCAAAATGGCCACCATAAACTAGCTGTACGTAGG GTTGGGCTGCTCTACAGGGACCAGTGCAGGTTATCTGCTTATGATCAACTGGAAGAGTACTGTGAATGCATCCTCGCGAGCATTCAAAATATTAGCAAAGACAG CTTGGCTGCTGATGCTAGTGAAGCAGTATCCAGTCTGATATTTGCTGCATCAAGATGTGGGGAGCTGCCGATGCTAAATTCCATACGAAATCTGTTCAGAAAGCATTTTGGCTGCGCGTTTGTCACAGCCAACGTTGAACTACTACCTGGAAATCTCGTGAATCGTCAAATAAAGCAGAGACTCTGTGTAAAATCAGCACCAAATTCTGTGAAGCTGAAGCTTATCAGAGAAATAACCAGATACTACACTCAAGATGATCATGAGAAAGATGGGGTTGGGCAGGAAGATGAGTTCTTGAATTTGGACATTTACAGTATTTGCAACAATGACAATTTTGAAG AAAATGAAATGGCATCAAGTCTGATATTTGCTGCCTCAAGACGTGAAGAGTTACAGAAACTGCCTTTGCTGCAAAATCTATTTGAAGAACTTTTCGGTTTTGAATTTCTAAGGCACGACATTGAGTTACTGCCTGGAAATCATGTGGAGAGTCAG ATAAAGAATGATTTATGCATCAATTTGGTACCTATTGAAGCGAAGCTGAAACTGGATCATGAAATGGCTGGAAATCATAAG GATTTTCTTCACCGTAAAAGGGAGTTCGAGTATGAGGAGGAGAAATTTCATGACTTCAGAATTGAAGATGAATGCAAAGGCGATGCTGGAGATAATGTACAAGTTAAAGGATCCAATGAGATGCCAAGAAAACATTATTCACAGTACCGTTCTTCATCAGATTCTGAGAAATTGGTGGTACCATCTGAGTCTTATATAGCTGCAGCTGGAATGGAAAATCAGGAAGAACTTTCTGTTGGGACTAGAGCATGTTATGTCCATGAAACTAGTTTGGATTATCATTGTCTCCAAATGAATGCATCTGCAGTTGGGATGGAACATAACAGACAATCTTCTGTTGGGGGGTCTACCGCACATGATGTCCCTGAGATTCGTGAGATAGGTTGTGTTCTCCAAAATGGGCGCATAAGGTTTGCGAGTAGTGAATCAAAGAAGCATAAGGGGAAGAGAAGACTGAAAAGAGTAAAGAGTCCCACAATGCAACTTTGTGGGCAAGGCACACCTCCTTCCCAAAGCGAGATGGCCCTGGCGTATGATATGTTTAATAGCAGATCTCCTTCTCCAAGCCAGATGGCCCTGGAGTATGCAATGTATTACGGAAAGCAATCCCTATAG